In Mus musculus strain C57BL/6J chromosome 1, GRCm38.p6 C57BL/6J, a single genomic region encodes these proteins:
- the Zap70 gene encoding tyrosine-protein kinase ZAP-70 isoform TZK (isoform TZK is encoded by transcript variant 2), with product MPMDTSVYESPYSDPEELKDKKLFLKRENLLVADIELGCGNFGSVRQGVYRMRKKQIDVAIKVLKQGTEKADKDEMMREAQIMHQLDNPYIVRLIGVCQAEALMLVMEMAGGGPLHKFLLGKKEEIPVSNVAELLHQVAMGMKYLEEKNFVHRDLAARNVLLVNRHYAKISDFGLSKALGADDSYYTARSAGKWPLKWYAPECINFRKFSSRSDVWSYGVTMWEAFSYGQKPYKKMKGPEVLDFIKQGKRMECPPECPPEMYALMSDCWIYKWEDRPDFLTVEQRMRNYYYSLASRAEGPPQCEQVAEAACG from the exons ATGCCCATGGACACAAGTGTGTACGAGAGTCCCTACAGCGACCCTGAGGAACTCAAAGACAAGAAGCTCTTCCTGAAGCGAGAGAATCTCCTCGTGGCGGACATCGAGCTTGGCTGTGGCAACTTTGGCTCCGTGCGCCAGGGAGTCTATCGCATGCGCAA GAAGCAGATTGACGTGGCCATCAAGGTGCTGAAGCAGGGCACAGAGAAGGCCGACAAAGATGAGATGATGCGAGAGGCCCAGATCATGCACCAGCTCGACAACCCCTACATCGTGCGGCTCATCGGCGTGTGCCAGGCAGAAGCACTCATGCTGGTCATGGAGATGGCGGGAGGCGGGCCCCTGCACAAGTTCCTGCTGGGAAAGAA GGAGGAGATCCCTGTGAGCAATGTGGCTGAACTGCTGCACCAGGTGGCCATGGGCATGAAGTATTTGGAGGAGAAAAACTTTGTGCACCGCGACCTGGCAGCCCGCAATGTTCTACTGGTCAATCGGCACTATGCCAAGATCAGCGACTTTGGCCTGTCCAAAGCCCTGGGTGCTGACGACAGCTATTACACA GCCCGGTCTGCAGGGAAGTGGCCTCTGAAGTGGTACGCGCCAGAGTGCATCAACTTTCGGAAGTTCTCCAGCCGCAGTGACGTCTGGAGCTATGGGGTCACCATGTGGGAGGCCTTCTCCTATGGCCAGAAGCCCTACAAG AAAATGAAGGGCCCCGAGGTCCTGGACTTCATCAAGCAGGGTAAGAGGATGGAATGTCCGCCGGAGTGTCCTCCTGAGATGTATGCACTTATGAGTGACTGCTGgatctacaa GTGGGAGGATCGCCCCGACTTCCTGACTGTGGAACAACGTATGCGGAACTATTACTACAGCCTGGCCAGCCGGGCCGAGGGACCCCCACAGTGTGAACAGGTGGCCGAGGCTGCATGTGGCTGA